From Mycoplasma sp. 2045, a single genomic window includes:
- the tyrS gene encoding tyrosine--tRNA ligase produces the protein MNVLKELRYRGILKAISNEEKFNSLPEGVGVYCGFDPTATSLHLGNYIQIANLLRFKQAGFTTYAILGGATGMIGDPSFKDSERQLLDDLTVLENKNKIKAQLESYGLTVVDNYDFYKDMNILEFLRSVGKLVNISYMLAKDSVASRIEKGLSFTEFTYQLIQGWDFATLYKDKNICIQFGGSDQWGNITTGLDMISTLYGNDHKAVAITANLLTDVNGNKFGKSTGGGSLWLDASKTKPFVMYQFLLNQPDSEVEKLLKWLTFLPLEQIEQIIEKHKEQPSLRYAQKELAYAVISDVHSSAEAKKAKLISEILFNKKLDLSNYSTEEISDIYEDINHFELVKDQNLINQLIENNIIKSKREAREFITNNSIKLNLEPVNEDSVLNSSLWNNKFALLHVGKKNIYLIKIK, from the coding sequence ATGAATGTACTTAAAGAATTAAGATACCGTGGTATTTTGAAGGCCATTAGTAATGAGGAAAAATTCAACTCACTTCCAGAAGGTGTTGGAGTTTACTGTGGTTTTGACCCAACAGCAACAAGTTTACACTTAGGAAATTACATTCAAATAGCTAACTTATTAAGATTTAAACAAGCAGGTTTTACAACTTATGCAATCCTAGGTGGAGCTACAGGAATGATCGGTGATCCTTCTTTCAAAGATTCTGAAAGACAACTTCTTGATGATCTTACTGTTTTAGAAAATAAAAATAAAATTAAGGCACAGCTTGAATCATACGGTTTAACTGTTGTTGATAACTATGATTTTTACAAAGATATGAATATTTTAGAATTTCTTAGATCTGTAGGTAAATTAGTAAATATTTCATATATGCTTGCTAAAGATTCAGTTGCTTCTAGAATTGAAAAAGGATTAAGTTTTACCGAATTCACTTACCAATTAATTCAAGGTTGAGACTTTGCTACTTTATACAAAGATAAAAATATTTGCATTCAATTCGGTGGTTCAGATCAATGAGGAAATATCACAACTGGTTTAGATATGATTTCTACATTGTACGGAAACGATCATAAAGCAGTCGCAATTACAGCTAACTTATTAACTGATGTAAATGGAAATAAATTCGGTAAATCAACAGGTGGTGGTAGTTTATGATTAGATGCATCAAAAACAAAACCATTTGTTATGTATCAATTCTTGTTAAATCAACCTGATAGCGAAGTTGAAAAATTGCTTAAATGATTAACATTTTTACCATTAGAGCAAATTGAACAAATTATTGAAAAACATAAAGAGCAACCTTCATTAAGATATGCTCAAAAAGAGCTTGCTTATGCAGTTATTTCCGACGTTCACTCTAGTGCTGAAGCTAAAAAAGCAAAATTAATTTCAGAAATATTATTTAATAAAAAATTAGATTTATCAAATTATTCAACAGAAGAAATATCTGATATTTATGAAGATATTAACCATTTTGAATTAGTTAAAGACCAAAATTTAATTAATCAACTTATTGAAAATAACATTATTAAATCAAAACGTGAAGCTAGAGAGTTTATTACAAATAATTCAATTAAGCTCAATTTAGAACCAGTAAATGAAGACAGCGTTTTAAATTCAAGTTTATGAAATAACAAATTCGCACTTCTTCACGTTGGTAAGAAAAATATTTACTTAATCAAAATTAAATAG
- the tapR gene encoding TyrS-associated PheT N-terminal domain-related protein TapR translates to MILFNNLDKSFSNVSIIFVDSRVSKTQKIQLDNMIIFSDDNKKIHSINLLDNKLLDIEPSSKFGALNAEQIAKLSSVLVKNGFALENEPKIIYGLITKRENHPKSEKLFVLEVLINKETNEHIQLVTNTLDSQEGKVVVLSLPGSTVFSGLEVLEGEMLNVKSYGMLSGYRTLGIDREGLIFGTSEQIGKDFEF, encoded by the coding sequence ATGATATTGTTTAATAATTTGGATAAATCATTCTCAAATGTATCTATTATTTTTGTTGATAGTAGAGTTTCGAAAACTCAAAAAATACAACTTGATAATATGATTATTTTTTCAGATGATAATAAGAAAATACATTCTATAAATTTACTTGATAATAAGCTTCTTGATATTGAACCTAGTTCAAAATTTGGTGCATTAAATGCAGAACAAATTGCAAAATTATCTTCAGTTTTAGTTAAAAACGGCTTTGCTTTAGAAAATGAGCCTAAAATCATTTACGGTTTAATCACAAAAAGAGAAAATCATCCTAAAAGTGAGAAATTATTTGTTCTAGAAGTTTTAATTAATAAAGAAACAAATGAACATATTCAATTAGTTACAAACACATTAGATTCTCAAGAAGGTAAAGTTGTTGTTTTATCATTACCAGGATCAACTGTTTTCAGTGGTCTGGAAGTCTTAGAAGGCGAAATGCTTAATGTAAAAAGTTATGGAATGCTATCAGGATACAGAACTTTAGGAATCGATAGAGAAGGATTAATTTTTGGAACAAGCGAACAAATTGGAAAGGATTTTGAATTTTAA
- a CDS encoding DegV family protein, translating into MKKVAIVVDSASGLNKKQAEDLGWFYLPLRIELDGKTYNDGIDLTPEDFFTYFNLDTKTYRTSATPIGVAEDLISELSKTHDYVVVFPISKHLSSQYQNLKALESSYPKLRVIESIFVASLITLQVWDFVELIKNGTDVDEAIREIEQWDERQKVSIFPKHNEYLLKGGRLTPAAAVVARLLRIIPIVSFYKGKLEKEGKGLVFLKTIYKNIDAKLKDNDKDILIIHSNSGDLKDVVDYIKSKGKNRVFTTLLPNCISVHTGPETIVVVQLAKNLTEEKISTL; encoded by the coding sequence ATGAAAAAGGTAGCTATAGTAGTAGATTCAGCTTCAGGATTAAATAAAAAACAAGCTGAAGATTTAGGATGATTTTATCTTCCTTTAAGAATTGAATTAGACGGAAAAACATACAATGATGGTATCGATTTAACGCCAGAAGATTTTTTCACTTACTTTAATTTAGATACAAAAACCTATAGAACTTCTGCAACACCAATCGGGGTAGCAGAAGATTTAATTAGTGAGTTATCAAAAACACACGATTATGTTGTTGTTTTCCCTATTTCAAAACATTTATCAAGTCAATATCAAAACTTAAAGGCTCTTGAATCATCATATCCAAAATTAAGAGTTATTGAGTCAATTTTTGTTGCATCATTAATCACGCTTCAAGTTTGAGATTTTGTTGAATTAATCAAAAACGGAACTGATGTTGATGAAGCAATTAGAGAAATTGAACAATGAGATGAGAGACAAAAAGTTTCAATTTTTCCTAAACACAATGAATACTTATTAAAAGGAGGAAGATTAACACCTGCTGCAGCCGTTGTTGCTAGATTGCTTAGAATCATTCCTATTGTAAGTTTCTATAAAGGGAAATTAGAAAAAGAAGGAAAAGGTTTAGTATTCTTAAAAACAATTTACAAGAATATTGATGCTAAATTAAAGGATAACGATAAAGATATCTTAATTATCCATTCAAATTCAGGTGACTTAAAAGATGTTGTTGATTATATAAAAAGCAAGGGGAAAAATAGAGTTTTCACAACATTATTACCTAACTGTATTTCAGTTCATACAGGGCCTGAAACTATTGTTGTAGTTCAATTAGCTAAAAACTTAACTGAAGAAAAAATTAGTACTTTATAG
- the tsaE gene encoding tRNA (adenosine(37)-N6)-threonylcarbamoyltransferase complex ATPase subunit type 1 TsaE, which translates to MLKKIVCSSLQDLELFINQNFELFKEKQFLLLSGDLGAGKTTFTKLLGKKIGIKEKITSPSFSYMKDYDGLIHIDLYNFKSSIYEFEDYFDDNLVVIEWANLENLDFTHYVKINAYINEDEKHVFEIVEVK; encoded by the coding sequence ATGCTAAAAAAAATCGTTTGTTCTAGTCTACAAGACTTAGAACTTTTTATAAATCAAAATTTTGAACTATTTAAAGAGAAACAATTTTTATTATTATCAGGTGATTTAGGAGCTGGAAAAACTACTTTCACTAAATTATTAGGTAAAAAAATAGGTATAAAAGAGAAGATTACATCGCCAAGTTTTTCATATATGAAAGACTATGACGGTCTAATTCATATTGATCTATACAACTTTAAATCCTCAATTTATGAGTTTGAAGATTATTTTGATGATAATTTAGTTGTTATTGAATGAGCTAACTTGGAAAATTTAGATTTTACACATTATGTAAAAATTAATGCATATATTAATGAAGATGAAAAACATGTTTTTGAAATTGTAGAGGTTAAATAA
- the tsaB gene encoding tRNA (adenosine(37)-N6)-threonylcarbamoyltransferase complex dimerization subunit type 1 TsaB gives MNVYLDTATEDFVLVLFDKDFDVVDFVLLEGYKKKVQLITEQFQLLLSKNNLTVDKINNFYINKGPGFFTGVRSSLVYFRTFALLFKKPLFTINTFEILETLSPNKENFYTDAQGSKVYFYDKNTIQIVDKDSTEVDKVDYKKMIDSFKDFKDKFKEENTMSVEPLYIKQPQIGGVN, from the coding sequence ATGAATGTTTATTTAGATACAGCAACAGAGGACTTTGTTTTAGTTTTATTTGATAAAGATTTCGATGTTGTTGACTTTGTCTTATTAGAAGGTTATAAGAAAAAAGTTCAGTTAATAACTGAACAATTTCAACTGTTATTGAGCAAAAATAATTTAACAGTAGATAAAATTAATAACTTTTATATAAACAAGGGACCAGGTTTTTTCACTGGTGTAAGAAGTTCTTTAGTTTACTTTAGAACTTTTGCTCTTTTATTTAAAAAACCCCTCTTTACAATTAATACATTTGAAATTTTAGAAACATTAAGTCCTAATAAAGAAAATTTCTATACTGACGCACAAGGTTCAAAAGTATATTTTTATGATAAAAACACCATTCAAATAGTTGATAAGGATTCAACTGAAGTTGACAAAGTAGATTATAAAAAGATGATTGATAGCTTCAAGGATTTTAAAGATAAATTCAAAGAAGAAAACACTATGAGCGTAGAACCTTTATATATTAAACAACCTCAAATCGGAGGTGTAAACTAA
- the tsaD gene encoding tRNA (adenosine(37)-N6)-threonylcarbamoyltransferase complex transferase subunit TsaD, producing MRILGIETSHDDTSLAVLEDGKVLDLWTISQIDIFKEFGGTIPEIASREHVKNIALIQELILQKYDPNSFDYIAYTKEPGLIGTLQVGYLFASAFALAINKPLVPVNHLVGHFLSATLTNEIAFPALCLLVSGGHTQLIYAKDVDDLEIIGETLDDAVGEAFDKVSSRLGLGFPGGPIIDKLFKEYDGEFTKLTFPHTENELDFSFSGLKTQVLNKVNKAQMKNEELDKEQLAVSFQKTAIDYLISKTKAALEKHDVKTLVLGGGVSANSYLREEFCKLHKNAIVPSLKYATDNGAMIAQVAYLAFSWKK from the coding sequence ATGAGAATTTTAGGTATTGAAACTTCCCATGATGACACATCTTTAGCAGTTTTAGAAGATGGAAAAGTTTTAGATTTATGAACTATTTCACAAATTGATATTTTTAAAGAGTTCGGAGGAACTATTCCTGAAATAGCTTCACGTGAGCATGTTAAAAATATTGCACTTATTCAGGAATTAATATTGCAAAAATATGATCCAAATTCTTTTGATTATATTGCTTACACGAAAGAACCTGGTTTAATAGGAACGCTACAAGTTGGTTATTTATTTGCAAGTGCTTTTGCACTAGCAATAAATAAGCCTTTAGTACCTGTCAATCACCTTGTTGGTCACTTTTTATCAGCCACATTAACTAACGAAATTGCATTCCCTGCATTATGTTTATTAGTTTCTGGTGGACATACGCAATTAATTTATGCTAAAGATGTAGATGATTTGGAAATCATCGGAGAGACACTTGATGATGCTGTTGGAGAAGCTTTTGATAAGGTTTCTTCAAGATTAGGTCTAGGTTTTCCTGGTGGACCAATTATCGATAAGCTTTTCAAAGAATATGATGGTGAATTTACAAAATTAACTTTTCCACACACAGAAAATGAATTAGATTTTTCATTTAGTGGTCTTAAAACACAAGTTTTAAATAAAGTTAACAAAGCTCAAATGAAAAATGAAGAACTTGACAAGGAACAACTTGCTGTTTCTTTTCAAAAAACAGCTATTGACTACTTGATTAGTAAAACTAAAGCAGCATTAGAGAAACATGATGTTAAAACTTTAGTTTTAGGCGGTGGAGTTTCTGCTAACTCTTACCTAAGGGAAGAGTTTTGTAAATTGCATAAAAACGCTATTGTTCCATCATTAAAATACGCAACAGATAATGGTGCTATGATAGCTCAAGTTGCCTATCTAGCTTTTTCTTGGAAAAAATAA
- a CDS encoding TM2 domain-containing protein, protein MNSVSPKSRLVLTLLSFFLGAFGVDRFYAGRIGLGLLKLLVGWWFSVGIWPIVDFILAVCGKQKDANGNEISKW, encoded by the coding sequence ATGAATTCAGTATCACCAAAAAGCAGATTAGTTTTAACTTTATTATCATTCTTCTTAGGAGCATTTGGAGTAGACAGATTCTATGCTGGAAGAATCGGATTAGGTTTATTAAAACTTTTAGTAGGATGATGATTTTCAGTTGGAATTTGACCAATTGTTGACTTCATTTTAGCTGTTTGTGGAAAACAAAAAGATGCAAATGGTAACGAAATTTCAAAATGATAA
- the tig gene encoding trigger factor, whose product MITHTKDKKKSEVVVKVKINQADFDKKLKEFTDKLAKKVKVKGYRPGKAPKAEIEKYVDHRAAFTDTVNSFSNENLPAVFDYAAKNKIKAARYPMLDLQKDGEDLYLVYIFVEEPDFAVDPKKLKLDYKSIKVAKKDVDDMKKDIQEKLSVNEEITDKKAKTKLGDTVNINFKGFIDNTPFEGGEAENYDLKLGSKTFIPGFEDQLVGKSVGWKGDVVVTFPADYFVKEYQNKESVFQVSINSIKRLKLFEFTDENVKLLGDPKITDLKSLEKELKNNVFIKKFFSNVDSFYLSLIEQTIKLAKVNLHPSFMEERLGLLKSEFEKQLKQFGMKKTEYLQLIKSSEADLEQEFVKQATKDVENAKAIQYWVAKYPVNASAEQIVEFTSKIEAFGFNKSVANNLIISALRMSLILADVNSEAAANLESDFTKITK is encoded by the coding sequence GTGATTACACATACAAAAGATAAGAAAAAATCAGAAGTTGTTGTTAAAGTTAAAATTAATCAAGCAGATTTTGATAAAAAATTAAAAGAATTTACAGACAAATTAGCTAAAAAAGTTAAAGTTAAAGGTTACAGACCAGGAAAAGCTCCTAAAGCTGAAATCGAAAAATATGTAGACCACAGAGCTGCATTTACTGATACAGTTAACTCATTTAGCAATGAAAATCTTCCAGCTGTTTTTGATTATGCTGCAAAAAACAAAATTAAAGCAGCTAGATACCCAATGTTAGACTTACAAAAAGATGGTGAAGATCTTTACTTAGTTTACATTTTTGTTGAAGAACCAGATTTTGCAGTAGATCCTAAAAAATTAAAATTAGACTACAAATCAATTAAAGTAGCTAAAAAAGATGTTGATGATATGAAGAAAGATATCCAAGAAAAATTATCTGTTAATGAAGAAATTACAGATAAAAAAGCTAAAACAAAACTTGGAGACACAGTTAACATTAACTTCAAAGGATTTATTGACAACACACCATTTGAAGGTGGAGAAGCTGAAAACTATGATTTAAAATTAGGTTCAAAAACATTTATTCCAGGATTTGAAGATCAACTTGTTGGTAAATCAGTAGGATGAAAAGGTGATGTAGTTGTTACATTCCCTGCTGACTACTTCGTTAAAGAATACCAAAACAAAGAATCAGTATTCCAAGTTTCAATTAACTCAATAAAGAGATTAAAATTATTCGAATTTACAGATGAAAATGTTAAATTACTTGGTGATCCAAAAATCACAGATCTTAAATCACTTGAAAAAGAACTTAAAAACAATGTTTTCATTAAAAAATTCTTCTCAAACGTTGATTCATTCTACCTTTCATTAATTGAACAAACAATCAAATTAGCAAAAGTTAACTTACACCCATCATTCATGGAAGAAAGACTTGGATTATTAAAATCTGAATTCGAAAAACAATTAAAACAATTTGGAATGAAGAAAACTGAGTACTTACAATTAATCAAATCATCAGAAGCTGATTTAGAACAAGAATTTGTGAAACAAGCTACAAAAGATGTTGAAAACGCTAAAGCTATTCAATACTGAGTTGCTAAATATCCAGTTAATGCTTCAGCAGAGCAAATCGTAGAATTTACATCAAAAATTGAAGCGTTTGGATTTAATAAATCTGTAGCAAACAACTTAATTATCTCAGCATTAAGAATGTCATTAATTTTAGCTGACGTAAACTCAGAAGCTGCAGCTAACTTAGAAAGTGACTTTACAAAAATTACAAAATAA
- a CDS encoding NAD(P)H-dependent glycerol-3-phosphate dehydrogenase has product MKEKIKFGVLGTGAFGSALANILIENNFPVMMYGINEQEISDINDGYNRKFFGEIPFKNSNLISATNDLSYFYENVNTVILAVPSVAVGVILRQSAKVLGNKKISIINLSKGLEPETKQFFSDYITSAFDKNLENLASIMGPSFAIEVFEGKLTMVNIVGTNSKFNQEVAQCFNNSHFYVKPYDDIKGAEVFAALKNVLAIGLGMTSVLYPGQNSHAGLLTLGTYEIFKIYKTMFPNEEDTIGYNFAAMGDIFLTCSSPTSRNFSFGINVAKVGVSEALATQNVTTEGYDTAITLQKIIEEYNIKDIPFLQGIIDVLFNDKDSKVILDSII; this is encoded by the coding sequence ATGAAAGAAAAAATTAAATTCGGTGTGCTAGGGACTGGAGCTTTCGGTTCTGCATTAGCAAATATTTTAATTGAGAATAATTTCCCAGTAATGATGTATGGAATTAATGAACAAGAAATTAGCGATATTAACGATGGATATAATCGCAAATTTTTTGGTGAGATTCCATTTAAAAACTCTAATCTTATTTCAGCAACAAATGATTTAAGTTACTTTTATGAAAATGTAAACACAGTTATCCTAGCTGTTCCATCAGTTGCAGTTGGTGTAATTTTAAGACAATCAGCCAAAGTGCTTGGAAACAAAAAAATTAGCATTATCAACTTATCAAAAGGTCTTGAACCTGAAACAAAACAATTCTTTTCTGACTATATAACTTCTGCATTTGATAAAAATCTTGAAAATCTTGCGTCAATTATGGGGCCATCATTTGCGATTGAAGTTTTTGAAGGAAAACTTACAATGGTTAACATTGTGGGGACAAATTCAAAATTCAACCAAGAAGTTGCACAATGCTTTAATAATTCACATTTTTATGTAAAACCATATGATGATATTAAAGGCGCTGAGGTCTTTGCTGCTCTTAAAAATGTTTTAGCCATTGGATTAGGGATGACATCAGTTTTATATCCGGGTCAAAATTCACACGCCGGACTCCTTACATTAGGGACTTATGAAATATTTAAAATATATAAAACTATGTTCCCTAATGAGGAAGATACAATTGGTTACAATTTTGCAGCTATGGGGGATATTTTCTTAACATGTTCATCACCTACAAGTAGAAACTTTAGTTTTGGTATTAATGTTGCAAAAGTAGGTGTTAGCGAAGCTTTAGCAACACAAAATGTAACTACCGAAGGTTACGATACAGCAATAACATTACAAAAAATAATTGAAGAATATAACATTAAAGATATTCCGTTTTTACAAGGAATTATCGATGTTTTATTCAATGACAAAGACTCAAAAGTCATTTTAGATTCAATAATTTAA
- a CDS encoding acyl carrier protein yields the protein MNSNIKDLVFSELKKISKNKNITEDSNIRELGVDSLDLAELIFDAEERLGITISDDELRDVKTVKDVIRILDK from the coding sequence ATGAATTCAAATATTAAAGACTTAGTTTTTAGTGAACTTAAAAAAATATCTAAAAACAAAAACATCACAGAAGACTCTAATATTAGAGAACTTGGGGTTGACTCACTTGATCTAGCTGAATTAATTTTTGATGCTGAAGAAAGATTAGGAATTACAATTTCTGACGATGAATTAAGAGATGTAAAAACAGTTAAAGATGTTATTAGGATTTTAGATAAATAA
- a CDS encoding MHO_1590 family protein, translated as MNRQRKDLIKKISKVVLICLAGGSIGTGAYFLHRNLSENRKQFEEAPGKRWKRIDGKIKNYYDYEEDENSWFFPTLEAKYFEKFVKVDEYGFKYIDEDIVKSVIHDVIRRFSTKYGSILFDYKIINKNQIFIYMKHINEDKVKTKTYLIELK; from the coding sequence ATGAACAGACAAAGAAAAGACTTAATCAAAAAAATCAGTAAAGTTGTTCTTATTTGTCTTGCTGGTGGTTCAATAGGAACTGGTGCATACTTTCTACATAGAAACTTATCAGAAAATAGAAAACAGTTTGAAGAAGCTCCTGGCAAAAGATGAAAAAGAATTGATGGAAAAATCAAAAATTATTACGATTACGAAGAAGATGAGAATTCCTGATTTTTTCCAACATTAGAGGCGAAATATTTTGAAAAATTTGTAAAAGTTGATGAATATGGATTTAAATACATCGATGAAGATATTGTTAAATCTGTAATTCACGACGTAATAAGAAGATTTTCTACAAAATATGGTTCAATTTTGTTCGATTATAAAATTATCAATAAAAATCAAATTTTTATTTATATGAAGCACATTAATGAAGACAAAGTAAAAACTAAAACCTACTTAATAGAGCTTAAATAA
- a CDS encoding MHO_1580 family protein, with amino-acid sequence MYNIVSIHNQDTYIVEQRDFKVNILNGGNLGNFDLSNFDLPFIISIDRILSNGYTDISFGFKDKINTPFTEALRYLLKRRFNLSILNNKFTIKAYVFVNKEQKAEFSTDDFGLSNFKRLNFIELDTPFNKLNSIFIRFTFTAKVLGIEEELFKEYQVIFGNEIKNSQQISPQNLLFKIKVPYSYVLNFSENSTYWTKKYYHNIILELPKINNTNQFTNLLKITQFNDKKDNFMPGENNKNTDMQINVNEVHINNFLSKNEKINLHLEKENDDNIHHSGLIENNFYHKVVRIDDYLTTNESDVTINKIPGLIPSKSLKIPYQYSGLLTFKFPISTPYFNFDFIKTFDIKPTQLYESNADKRLKITYFDDDNPKVTYRFVIDLKESIKIIKEEFFNFNEFILDEQTKKRLNQKNQ; translated from the coding sequence ATGTATAACATTGTGTCCATACACAATCAGGATACTTATATCGTTGAGCAAAGAGACTTCAAAGTAAACATATTAAATGGTGGAAATCTAGGAAATTTTGATCTAAGTAATTTTGATTTACCATTTATTATTAGTATAGATAGAATTTTATCAAATGGATATACAGACATCAGTTTTGGATTTAAAGATAAAATCAATACACCATTTACTGAAGCTCTTAGATACCTTCTAAAAAGAAGATTTAATCTAAGCATTTTAAATAATAAATTTACTATTAAAGCTTATGTTTTTGTTAATAAGGAACAAAAAGCTGAATTTAGTACTGACGATTTTGGACTTAGTAATTTCAAGAGACTGAATTTCATTGAGTTAGATACACCATTCAATAAATTAAATTCAATCTTCATTAGGTTTACATTTACAGCCAAAGTTCTGGGAATTGAGGAAGAATTATTTAAGGAATATCAAGTAATTTTTGGGAATGAAATTAAGAATTCACAACAAATATCTCCACAAAATTTATTATTTAAAATCAAAGTGCCTTACTCATATGTTTTGAATTTTTCTGAAAATTCAACTTACTGAACTAAAAAGTACTATCACAATATCATTTTAGAATTACCAAAAATTAATAATACAAATCAATTCACGAATTTATTGAAAATTACACAATTTAATGATAAAAAAGATAATTTTATGCCTGGAGAAAACAATAAAAATACAGATATGCAAATTAATGTCAATGAAGTTCATATAAATAATTTCTTGTCCAAAAATGAAAAAATTAATTTGCATTTAGAAAAGGAAAATGACGATAATATTCATCACTCTGGACTAATTGAAAATAACTTTTATCACAAGGTAGTAAGGATAGATGACTATTTAACTACTAATGAATCAGATGTGACAATTAACAAAATTCCAGGTTTAATACCTAGTAAATCGTTAAAAATTCCATATCAATATAGTGGTCTATTAACTTTCAAATTTCCAATTTCAACACCTTATTTCAATTTTGATTTCATCAAAACTTTTGATATCAAACCCACTCAACTTTACGAAAGTAATGCAGATAAAAGATTGAAAATTACTTATTTTGATGATGACAATCCTAAAGTTACATATCGCTTCGTAATTGACTTAAAGGAATCAATCAAAATAATTAAAGAAGAATTTTTCAACTTCAATGAGTTCATTTTAGATGAACAGACAAAGAAAAGACTTAATCAAAAAAATCAGTAA
- a CDS encoding MG284/MPN403 family protein: MAKNIQKIIPYINLLNGENMQQNLLTEAQEKALYAQECAVVNNIFKLRDIFIKNLKSKIVNLETILRHKNDPEVSKQLEIETNKLKKDSSLVGLVLSLMKIQNSWIINKMYCDEETRYNKEWYTDYFSKTTFYKRKRDAIKEFIEIYFNYV, translated from the coding sequence ATGGCCAAAAATATTCAAAAAATAATTCCATATATAAATTTATTAAACGGAGAAAACATGCAACAAAATCTATTAACCGAAGCACAAGAAAAAGCGTTATATGCTCAAGAGTGCGCAGTAGTCAATAATATATTTAAATTAAGAGATATTTTTATTAAAAATCTTAAAAGTAAAATAGTCAATTTAGAAACTATTTTAAGACACAAAAATGATCCTGAGGTTTCTAAACAACTCGAGATTGAAACTAACAAACTCAAAAAGGACTCTTCATTAGTTGGATTAGTTTTATCATTAATGAAAATTCAAAATTCTTGAATAATCAACAAAATGTATTGTGACGAAGAAACAAGATATAACAAGGAATGATATACTGATTATTTCTCAAAGACCACATTCTACAAGAGAAAACGAGACGCTATCAAAGAGTTTATAGAAATCTACTTTAACTATGTATAA